TAACAAAGAACCTGGAAATAGAGAAGGTCCTTTCCGGCTGTTCTTCGAAGCTGCTGGAGGATGGTTGCCGGATAGAGACAATCCTTGCTGACCTGACGGACGTGAATCAGAGCCTGACGGAGGAGCTCGACAACATCGAAAAACATTACCGGAACATGAGTCTCTTCCTCGAGACCCTTTTCCGGAGGAGCCACTTTGACCAGGGACGCCTCACCCTTCGCACGAAGCAGTGCAACATGAAGAGGGACGTTGTCCAGCCTCAACTCGAACGGTACATGGAACAGTTTCGGAATGCCGGTATCTCGGTAGATGACCGGTTCAGCGGGATACCCGACGAGGAGGTTATCAGCGTCGTCGACGTCGGCCTCATGGCTCAGGTATATGCCAATCTTTTTTCGAACGCGGTCAAGTACACGGAGGAAATAACTGCCGATGCCGGCGAAAAAAAGAAATATATAGCATACGGACGTGAGGTAATAAGGGATTTCTTCAGTCCCGGAAAAGACGGCGTGAAATATAATGTCTTCAGCAGCGGTCCTCATATTCCGGCTGAGGAGCGGGAGAGGATTTTTGAGGAGGAATTCCGCGGCAGCAATGTCGGAGACAGGCCGGGCACGGGACATGGGCTGGCCTTCATAAAGAACGCGGTCGAGATACACGGCGGGATGGTCGGATATGAGGCCACACAGTATGGAAACAACTTCTTCTTTATCCTCCCTCGATGACGGAATGGTGTCCTTTCTCCCTTCGGTCCCGGCTGAGAGTGGCTGCGAATCATCGGGAAAGGGTGCAGATAAGTACCGGGACCTTCTTATGAGCCTTCGCATCGCTGCATTTCTTGACAGACCCTCAGTGATACATGAATAATAGTACGCAAATCGGATCTTCGTATGGAGGCTGGCGTGGAAAGAGTTCTCAGCGGCATGCAGGCGAGCGGAAAGCTCCATCTCGGAAATCTTGTGGGAGCTCTCCAGAACTGGGTGAGATTGCAGGAGCAGTACGATTGCTATTATTTTGTCGCCGACTGGCATGCCCTCACGACCGGTTACGAAAACCCGCAGGTGATCAGAGAATCGACTCAGGACCTTCTCGTTAATTTTCTCGCTGTCGGGCTCAATCCCGACAAATGCACCTTATTTATCCAGTCCGAGATTCCCGAACATGCAGAATTGCACCTCCTGCTCTCGATGATTACGCCCCTTGGCTGGCTTGAACGGGTCCCGACCTATAAGGAGAAGATTCAGGAATTAAGGGACAGAGACCTCTCCACATACGGCTTCCTCGGGTATCCGCTGCTGCAGACGGCTGACATTATCATCTACAGGGCCAAGTATGTCCCTGTCGGCATTGACCAGGTCCCCCATCTCGAGATTTCAAGAGAGATCGCGAGAAGATTCAATCACCTCTATGGAGAAGTCTTCCCCGAGCCCGAAGCACTCCTCACGGAGTTTCCGAAGGTTCCGGGCATCGACGGGAGAAAGATGTCGAAGAGTTACGACAATGCCATTTATCTCTCTGATCCCCCGGAAATCGTGGAGCAGAAGTTAAGAACGATGATGACCGACCCTGCTCGCAAGAGGAGGACGGACGTCGGAGACCCGGAGCTCTCGCCGGTGTATCACCTCCATAAGATTTTTTCTTCAAAGGAGGAACAGGAGTTTGTCGCCCATGGATGCAGGACAGCAGAAATCGGCTGCATCGACTGCAAGAAGATCCTTATAAAGAATGTCTTCAGAGTTCTGGAGCCGATATGGAAAAGGAGGAACGAACTCCTCAACAACCCGGGTATGGTATCTGATGTTGTCAGGAGCGGTACGGAAAGGGCGAAGACCGTTGCGCGGGAAACCATGAGGCTCGTTCGGGATTCGATGGGATTGGCCGGATTTTGAGAATGCCGGATTATCATTGACGGAGGGCGGATAAAGGGGACCTCCATACGTAGGATTGCTGTGGTGGTTCGCTACCTTATGCCGGAGACTTTAATGTCTCAGGGTTTTCTCCAGATTTAATTTCTTATAAGGTACCGTATAAACTTTCTTCGTCTGCCGATGAGCTCTAATGTACCCCTTCGTTAGATTATTTGTCATGGTATAATTTACGATGCGTTTCATCGCTGACCTCCATATCCATTCGAAATACTCGCGAGCGACAAGCAGGGACATGTCTCCTGAAACGATCTGGAGATGGGCACAGCTCAAGGGAATATCGGTAATCGGCAGCGGTGACTTCACCCATCCGCAGTGGATTCGCGAACTCAAGGAGAAGATTGAGCCCGCTGCGAACGGGCTCTTCCGCTTGAAGAAGAAATTCCGATCTCACGACGTCCCGGCAGCGTGCAAGGCCGATGTCTTCTTTCTCCTCTCTGCGGAGATAAGCTGTATTTATCGTAAGTCGGAGAAGACAAAAAAGGTGCATTGTCTTCTCTTCGTCCCCGATTTTGCCGGCGCTGAGAAGATAAGCGTGGCTCTCTCAGCTGTCGGCAACATAGCCTCTGATGGAAGGCCGATACTCGGGCTGGATGCGAAAGAGCTCCTGAAGATAGTTCTGGAAGCTTCTCCCGATGCCCTGTTTATTCCTGCGCATGCCTGGACCCCTCATTTTTCCGTATTCGGCGCGGCGTCAGGGTTCGACTCTCTCGAAGAATGCTTTGAGGAATTAACCCCTCATGTCCATGCGATAGAGACGGGATTGTCGTCCGATCCCTCCATGAACTGGCGTCTTTCGGCTCTCGACAGGATAACACTCATATCCAATTCAGATGCCCATTCGCCTGCCAAACTGGGCCGTGAGGCAAATATCTTCGAGACAGATCTTTCCTACAGGGCGATCATGGATGCGGTTAAGACAAGGAGAGGATTCAGCGGGACCATCGAGTTCTTCCCTGAGGAAGGGAAGTATCACCATGACGGACACAGGGCATGCGGGGTAAGCCTTACTCCAAAGGAAACCGTAACCCATAACTACCTCTGTCCCGTATGCGGGAAAAAGGTTACGGTCGGCGTCATGCATCGGGTGGAGAAACTCGCAGACCGGAGGGAGGGTTTCAGGCCGAAAAACGCGCCGCCCTTCTATTCGCTCATTCCCCTGACCGAGATCATCGCGGAGACGCTGAAAGTGGGCGCAAACAGCAAGGCGGTGGAGAAGCGATACTTCAGCCTCCTCGAAACGCTCGGGAACGAGTTCCGGATACTCATGGACTGTCCTTTCGCCGATATCGAAAAAGCCGGGACCCCCGAGATTGCCAGAGCGGTGTCGAAGGTGAGAGAAGGCGAGGTAAATATCGAACCGGGTTTTGACGGCGAGTACGGAAAGATTCGTGTATTCGAGCGGGTCAAGAGAAGAGAGGTGAAGGGGCAGACCCCGCTTTTCTGAAGAAAGACCATCTCAGCCTGGTTGATTAGACAAGGGGAGGGAAAAGTCCCCTTGAGAACTTAGTGCGAGCGAGTTGACTTATGCCGACATTCATCACAAGATTGCTGGACTGTCAACTAAAAAGATTGCCTCATGATTATTCTATATTTAGAGGCATTCGGACAGCGGCATACTCCGAGCCTGCATGATTTCTATCATAGGCGCTTAAAGGTTCCCTTTGCTACAATAAGCGTGTGATTGAGATATATAAAAAACTTCCAGGAACAAACTGCAGCGAGTGCGGCGTATCTACCTGTATGGCTTTTGCACTGAAGGTGAAGAAGTCTCAGGCATGCCTGTCCGAATGTCCTCTTATGGCGGGAGAGACCCTTCATGAGGGTCAACCGCGTTCGGGCTCGTCGCCTTTCAGCAGTTATGAGCAGGTGAGTCAGGAACTCGAACAAGGAGCAGTTGGGGTAGACTTCAAAGAGACAGCCGAAGCTATCGGGGGAAATTATAAAGCCGTGGACGGCAGGGAAGCGATCATGGTGAAAATGATC
This genomic interval from Thermodesulfovibrionales bacterium contains the following:
- a CDS encoding ATP-binding protein produces the protein MTLNHILERIGSKKTDYVAYNFIQTENNALMTFFDLAQEFDGIEDFYRLCVAVPKGFFGLEARLYVVDPRSGDLSLVSKTEDPEQGLHRSPPSGVGPQEHPYYTENSLVLTIRGKKFLIDQLPFKTSSDILGLLEIYPAGGLGAHQELFFEKYANRLGFNIHNRFLVEKNIEHLRFIRSLVADIEHNIIVPNMVYKLFLRRLKGKITKNLEIEKVLSGCSSKLLEDGCRIETILADLTDVNQSLTEELDNIEKHYRNMSLFLETLFRRSHFDQGRLTLRTKQCNMKRDVVQPQLERYMEQFRNAGISVDDRFSGIPDEEVISVVDVGLMAQVYANLFSNAVKYTEEITADAGEKKKYIAYGREVIRDFFSPGKDGVKYNVFSSGPHIPAEERERIFEEEFRGSNVGDRPGTGHGLAFIKNAVEIHGGMVGYEATQYGNNFFFILPR
- the trpS gene encoding tryptophan--tRNA ligase, which translates into the protein MERVLSGMQASGKLHLGNLVGALQNWVRLQEQYDCYYFVADWHALTTGYENPQVIRESTQDLLVNFLAVGLNPDKCTLFIQSEIPEHAELHLLLSMITPLGWLERVPTYKEKIQELRDRDLSTYGFLGYPLLQTADIIIYRAKYVPVGIDQVPHLEISREIARRFNHLYGEVFPEPEALLTEFPKVPGIDGRKMSKSYDNAIYLSDPPEIVEQKLRTMMTDPARKRRTDVGDPELSPVYHLHKIFSSKEEQEFVAHGCRTAEIGCIDCKKILIKNVFRVLEPIWKRRNELLNNPGMVSDVVRSGTERAKTVARETMRLVRDSMGLAGF
- a CDS encoding endonuclease Q family protein, which gives rise to MRFIADLHIHSKYSRATSRDMSPETIWRWAQLKGISVIGSGDFTHPQWIRELKEKIEPAANGLFRLKKKFRSHDVPAACKADVFFLLSAEISCIYRKSEKTKKVHCLLFVPDFAGAEKISVALSAVGNIASDGRPILGLDAKELLKIVLEASPDALFIPAHAWTPHFSVFGAASGFDSLEECFEELTPHVHAIETGLSSDPSMNWRLSALDRITLISNSDAHSPAKLGREANIFETDLSYRAIMDAVKTRRGFSGTIEFFPEEGKYHHDGHRACGVSLTPKETVTHNYLCPVCGKKVTVGVMHRVEKLADRREGFRPKNAPPFYSLIPLTEIIAETLKVGANSKAVEKRYFSLLETLGNEFRILMDCPFADIEKAGTPEIARAVSKVREGEVNIEPGFDGEYGKIRVFERVKRREVKGQTPLF